The Amaranthus tricolor cultivar Red isolate AtriRed21 chromosome 14, ASM2621246v1, whole genome shotgun sequence DNA window AAAAACCACCGTAGCCCAGCCGTGATAGCAATCATCATGGCTAATTTTCGATGAAATCTGCAAATTTTGGGGATAATTCGCACATCCAATGTTCGAATTATGGGTTACAATCAAGAGCAAAACATTTAGTTATCATCTAACTATAGTTTAGTATTTATTAATTGGAATATTATATTTCACAAATgtcaaacaattaaataaagGGTTCTTCGTTCAAAAATGAATTTGAGCAACTTTGATTCAAATTAGCAAGCAACACTATAATCAAAGAATGAATAATGCAATTTTTGACTaatgaattaattttcaaaCTCAAATCACACcaacaattaaaattttcaagtttGAGTTTTCGAACTTGGGTTCCTTTTAAACgaaaaatacaaacaaaaatttGTTACTACAAAATACTTCATAGAtttcattattttaaatatggtaTACATcaaattatgaaatttaataattaaaatccaatttttatttcatacttttaatccaaaataattaaatcttaTTTTAAACAAACAAACATATTCCATACTTTGATCTCcctaattaaattgaaataataaaatttatactttttcacattaaaatttacaaaatgcTAATTAAGACGACTGTTGGAATTTAGATACGTAAAccgaaattgtaaaaaatattttctttacaTAATTTCATTCATATAGTAATATAAATAAAGTATTTGAAATAATTATATCCTTGTAGAGTAACTTTCACCAAACAATTGAGTATGAACAAGATGATATGCTACAattctctttaaaaaaaaaaagatgatatgCTACAATTGGGATTCTTTGCCCTCAATAATGCTCGTTGGGAATATATTTTTCAGTGTTGGAAAACCTATTTTCCATGGTACCATCTAggtaagaaaataatttttttattagttttgtatACAAAATCGCTATTTGAGATAGCGATTTCTATCTCAAGTAGCGGTTTGATATATtgcaatttcttaaaaaaaaatgtcaaaaggTAAACTGCTATCTCAATTAGCGTTTTTGGTCATTAAAAGAATAATGAGTTTTGTGGGAGTCAATCACACAACCTCAAGCACTCCACAAGTTTTCCGCGCACCAATTCTACCAACTAAGTTGCAAGTATTCTTTGTTTCTTCATCACGcttacttaatttatattggTTATCGATTAAACcgtttaaaaaaataactttaaatctgcgtattttatttttaacctattAGACCAAGTCGTCATCTTAGGTAGCGATTtggttataaaaaatattttaaaaaaggaACAAACTAGACCAAACTGTTATCTGAGGTGATAGTTTGGTATTAATATCAAACAGTCATCTCAGATAGCGGTTTAATctgacaaaatttttttaaaaaaggaacCATCCTACGTGAACGGTACTATGAGAAATAAGTTTCTTATCAACGTAAAGTGGGAAATAATTTCTCAAATTACAATATTAAGGGCAAAAATTCTACAATTGGGAAAACCTATTGAAGTGCATTCCTTTAATAATGGTTTTCCCAATCATCAAATAAATCACTACATGTATTAGTACAGAATAAAAAAAGCCTCATTTTCCTCATTATACTTTAGATGGTGTATGTATAAAGAACATTTAAATGTTGGTAACTATTTAAAATTtcacttaaaatattttctaaaatattattacattaatctactttaaaaaatatttttctattgaactcaaaataattacttaattaattgtCTAAACTTATAACTAAATACTATACATAGgttagaaaaatcaataaaattatacCCACTTGCACAGTTGCACCCACCAAAAACTTTTGCTTTTCcattaatctataaaaataatcatcaaaagattaacaatttttttcccaaaagaaaaaacaatttaattaataatttatttatacttagatgaacaagaatgaaaatCAATGCTACTTCCATCCATATGAAACTGAAGATTACAATTCATATGTAACCAATACTTAACTGATTTAATGGGCCCAGCTCTCCACCGTGCTCTTGTATGCCCTCTCAAATCAAACACAATCCTATCTTCATTCATAGAAAGTTCAACAACTTCCATCAAATCTGGATTCAATGCTATTGATTCTGATTTtacatcaaacataaaaaacttACTATTATTTTTCTCTACATTAAAATCccaatttcttaatttagtaaGTTTTATTCCATGAAAActtaattcataaataaaatcagaaaaactTGCTTGTGcttcaatattatcattttctgcTTTAAACCATATGGTAAGTTCTGTATTGAGGACCCCACCTTGACTATATTCAAATCTATTAAGATGGGCTTGTGTGATGATCATGTAGGGTATTTTTGGGTGTGTTGCTAAGTACCCTATAAAGACTACTATGCCAAGGAGAATTACTAGGATTGTACATATTGTGCATATTATGGCTCCACACCATATTAATGGGTGCGTACGTCGTGGCGAACCAAGTATTGGCTTTGCCATTGATGGGATGTTGAGGGTGAATTCGGCATCAACTCTCTTTGGCTTTGGTGGTTTTGAAAAGTTTTCGTAATTTCAAGTTGAGTGTTTTGGTGGTTTTGGAAAGTAATTTCAGGTTAAGGGTTTTGGTGATTTTGAAAAGTTTTCGTAATTTCAGGTCAAGAACTTTGGTGGTTTTGAAAAGTTTTCATGATCTCAGGTAAAGGGCTTTGGCGGTAGAAGAGTTTTCGTAATTTCAGGTTAAGGACTTTGGTGGTTTTAAAAAGTTTTCATAATTTCAGGTCGAGGGTGGATGTAGTAGAGATTTTGTTGGAATATGGAAAATTGGTTGCGATGGTTTTTGTGGGGTTGTTTGGTAAGGCATCATATATGGGTTTAAGATAAAGGGAATAAGGTAAGATTGTAAGGTCATAGTCTCATAAAATGAAGAGTTTGTAGGTTCTTGGTGTTAATTGGTAGGGAAGGTTTTGGTATCTTCTTTTCTTTAGTGTAAAGTTTGTGTATTACTCATTTTGTATCACGGGTAATACTACTAATAGAAGTACTTTGTATAAGTTTGGTGTTAGTTCAAAAGTGGTACGAATTAAATTGTGTACTATACGATAATATATGTGTTGGATCTTAGGATTAGAGAGatagaataaaaattaactaatttttttaaggtgttgtgtaatttgaaaaattataatattttttaaactattttgtaatatttttaaatacttgATATATACTCTACATAATTTAATAGGAGTATTGAGAATTGAGGCCCTTAATTTTTTAAGGCTCTGTAAGGTCGAATATGTTGAAAATGTTCAAAATTCTTAAGAATCTTGTATATGGTATGTTCTTGAGGatgtcttagtaaataacggtgatTTGTAAAGTTAAAAAATCATCCTTATGTGTTAGGATTTGATAACGTGAaagttttgtgattttaatttatatttttatattttttttattttactatgattccttttttctttgggaaattctacatggtaacatccaattttcatgaaatgtcaGTGATAgcactttttaaagaaaattccacatggtagcatccaatttctGCACTATCtaattgccgtagcattttctgttaagttcttgttaaattccgtttaattcatcattttgtaagttttttccacatggtagcatccagtttttgttctcaaatgtttaattcaccattttaacgtttaattcaccgtttaattcataAACGCCCATAAATGTTgtcataattttgttttcattcaaattgttggcattataaagttcaaaatgtgcatttcaagcactaataaaattgttggcattataaagttcaaaaattAGATACTACCATAtgaaaaaaacttacaaaatgatgaattaaacggaatttaacaagaacttaacaaaaaatgctacgacaattagatagtgcataaattaGATGCTATCATatgtaattttcttaaaaaaataccaCCACTGGCATTTCATGTA harbors:
- the LOC130800047 gene encoding NDR1/HIN1-like protein 12, with protein sequence MAKPILGSPRRTHPLIWCGAIICTICTILVILLGIVVFIGYLATHPKIPYMIITQAHLNRFEYSQGGVLNTELTIWFKAENDNIEAQASFSDFIYELSFHGIKLTKLRNWDFNVEKNNSKFFMFDVKSESIALNPDLMEVVELSMNEDRIVFDLRGHTRARWRAGPIKSVKYWLHMNCNLQFHMDGSSIDFHSCSSKYK